The Bifidobacterium animalis subsp. animalis ATCC 25527 genomic interval ACGAGGGAGATCCGGCGCTTGAGGAGCGCATCAAGGGCATTCGCCACAGCATGTGCACGCTGGAGAACCCGCTGTGGTTCTCGCATCGCCGCGCCGAACTCGCCCACAAGAGGCATGAGGGCCGCATGCTGGCGCTCATTGTGCGTTCCTGAACGTTCATACACAGATTGGATACAACATGACTCAGCAAACCAAGGTCCCCGTGGTCGCCGTCGTGCTCGCCGCCGGCTCGGGCGTCCGTTTCGACCCTGCAAATCCGAAACAGCTGGTGGCATTGAACGGCAAGCCGATCGTCGCATGGAGCATCGAGGCATTCGAGAACGACGAACATGTGGACGACATCGTCGTCGTGGTGAACAACACCGTGCGTGAGGCCGTCGAGCAGCTCATTGACGATGCCTCATACGACAAGGTGCGCGCGATCATCACCGGAGGCGCCGAACGCAGCGATTCCACCGAGGCCGCGCTCACCACGCTCGCCGACGCCGGCATTCCGCAGGATGCCAAGATTCTCATCCACGACGCCGTGCGCCCGTTCGTCTCCCGTCAGGAGATTGACGGCTGCATCGACGCGCTCGACGAGTTCACGGCGGCCACCGTGGCCTGCCCCTCCACCGACACGATTTTGCTCACACAAGACCTGGGTGACCGCGAGGTGATCCAGTCGGTGCCCGAACGCCGCCATTCGTTCCGCGCGCAGACCCCGCAGGCCTTCCGCTTCGGCACAATCCGCGACGCCTATGCGAAGGCGGCCGGCGACCCGGATTTCCAGCCCACCGACGACACCCGCGTGGTCGTCGACTATCTGCCCGACCAGCCGGTTGCGATCGTCGGCGGATCGCCGCGCAACATGAAGGTGACCACGCAGGACGACATGCCGCTTGCCCGCGCGCTGGCGAATGCGCTTGCCGGCGCCCCGCACGAACCGCAGAACGAACGGCAGCGCGCCGCCAAGGAGCAGCTGCATGCCATGTTCGGCAAGGCATTCGGCGTCGAAGGCGAGTGACATGCAGGAACTTTCGGTGGTGATGTCGGGCTTCGACCCGTATGAGGATGTGACGGCGAATCCGGCGCTGATCATACCGGACGCCCTTGCCGAACAGGGCATGGGCGGCGCAATGGACGGTGACGACGACCTCAAGGACGTCGCCATCACCGTGCACGCCGTGCACATGCCGGTCAGTTTCTCCAAGGCGTGGCCGATTCTCGAGGCCGCGCTCGAGGAGCACCGCCCGCAGATCGTCGTGGCGACCGGTTTGAAGGGGGCGTCCCGTGGCATTCTGTTGGAACGCTGCGCCATCAACGTCAAAGACACGAGCAGGCCGGACGCCGACAACAAGGTGCCGAGCCACCATGTGATCAATGCGGCCGGCCCCGCGGCATACTGGACCGGGTTGCCGTTGAATGCCATACTCGGTTCGTTCGCCGCAGACGAGATTCCGGCATCGCTCAGCTCGAACGCCGGCACCTTCGTGTGCAACGCGCTGTTCTACAAGCTGCAGGACTGGGCATCGCGCCAGGGTCGCACGCTGAGCGGCTTCGTCAATCTGCCGCCCGTGGACGAGCGCGAACACTCGCAGCATGGGCTCACGCTCGACCAGCAGATTCGCGCCGGCCGCGACGTGATCCGCGAGACCGCACGCTACTATGTCAAACCGATCGGCGTGAACACGCTCATTGCATAGTCGCCGTCTCGTCTGCAGATTGCCGCAGGCATGCGGGTAACCTGCAAAACATACGCTCAATGTGATTTTTGCGGACGTCTGCGCGTTTTCCGCGGGCCGACGCATTAAAGTGCAGTTATATATGCGTTTGCATTCGGCAATCGGAAAGGTTTGAACATGGTGGATCGTTTCCCGGTAGTTCTGCGCGGCTATGACAAGGAGCGCGTGGACGAGGCGATGCTGGCGGCACAGAACAGCATCGACCGTCTGCGCGAACAGGTGAAGGCAGGCGACGACACGGTGCTGCAGCTGCAGGCGCAACTGCAGGAGGAGAAGAACCGCAAGGCGAACACCGACAACTCGTTCGCCTCGCTGGGCGCCAACGCCCAGCAGATGCTCGCCTCCGCCGAGCAGACGAGCACCGAACTACTCGAACGTGCCAAGAAGGACGCGGCCTCCGCGCGCACGGAAGCGCAGTCGCAATCCCAGACGCTCGTGAACAACGCCAAACTCGACGCCCAGCACCTGGTCGACGACGCGCAGGCGAAGGCCGACACCATTCTCAAGAACGCGCAGAGCGAGGCGAACACCATCGTGACGAACGCCCGTCAGGAAGCCGAGCAGCTGCGCGCCTCCACTGCGAAGACGGTGAGCGACCAGCGTCAGGCGCTCGACCTCGAGCTGACGAACTCGCGCGAGGAGCACAAGAAGCGCCTCGCCTCCGAACGTGCCCAGCAGGAGCGTGAGATCGCGGATCTGAGCGCACAGACCGCCAAGACGATCTCCGAGCAGCGCAAAAGCGCGAACGAGGAGATGGCGCGACTCAAGAGCGAGACGAACGACCAGATCGAGACCGCGCTCGCCGACGCCAACAAGAAACTGGCCGATGTGCGCGAGCAGGTGTCGAAACTCATGACCGAGGCGCAGCGCAAGGCCGGCGAGATCACCGATGCCGCCAAGGCGCATGCGCAGGAGATCACCGATGCCGCCGAGGTGAACCGCACGCAGACGATGAGCCAGGTGAATGCGGAGGTGGAGCAGATTCGCGCCGACATCGCCGCCCAGCAGGATGAGGCGACCAAGAAGGTGCAGGAACTGCTGCAGAGCCTTGAGGAAAGCCGCAAGAGCGCCAAGGAGGAGGCCGAGAAGGAGATCGGGCAGGCCAAGCAGGCCCGCGAGGAGGCCGACGCCTACGCCGCCGAGAAGCGCGAGTCGGCCGACACCGAGGCCCGTGAGATCGTGCGCAAGGCCGGCGAGGAGGCCTCCAAGCAGATCGAGGACCGTCGCAAGGCGGCGCAATCCGAGCTCGATGGGCTCCGTAAGCGCATCGGCGAACTGCAGACCCGTGAGGCAGACATCACGCAGCGCGTCTCCGAACTGCGCTCCATGTTCGCCAACGCCTTTGCAGGCTTCGGCTTCGGCATCGACAAGCATTCGACCGACACGATGTCGGTGGTCAACACCGTCGCTGGCGACAACGACTCTTCGGACACTCCGCAGGCCCCGGCCGACAACGGCAGCGTTCGCAGCGATCTGGCGAACACCATGCTCATCAATCCCTCCGATTCGGCTCAGCATGAGGCCTCGCACCCGATGTCGCACGTCACGGTGCCGGTCGCCCCGGCCCTCCACGATCACGCAGCACAGGTGAACGCGGCGGACGACGACAACGCCGGCGCGAACGATGAGGCGCAGGTTCCGGCGGTGGACATTCCAGCGGATCCGAACACGCCGTCCCCGGAGGCACCGGAGGCTCCCGCTGCGTCGGCCGCCGAGGTGATGGAGGCCATTGACGGCGACGAACCGATCAGTGACGACACCCATGTGACCGGCGACGCGGATTCGCTGTTCGATTCGAGCGACAACATGCCGGTGGCGCCGAACAACGAGCAGTGACCCGCGAAAACCAAACGGGCACATCATCATCCGATTGCATAGTCGCGCAGAGCGGCCGGAGTATTCCGGCATTCACTCTGCGCGACTTTTCTCATATGCGAGTACAGTGGCAGACAGCCGGTATCAGGCAAGAAGAACAATCACAAGCATACGAAGCAGACGAGTGGAACAGAGGAGCATATGAGCGACAAGATCAGCCCACTGAGCAGCCATGATCTCGATGATCTCACCAGCGAATTCGAAGGCAGCAAGTCCAATGTGATGGCCATGAACGCCGTGACCGCGGCAGGAATCAACAAGGTGGCGCGCAACTACGACCGTGCCCGCCTGCTGCAGCGTCGTTTCTCCACGTCGCTCGACAACGGCGAGGCCACCCATCAGGACCGCTCGGGCCGCTGCTGGCTGTTCAGCTCGCTCAACGTGGCGCGCTATGTGGCCAAGAAGACCATGAACATCAAGGAATTCGAGTTCTCGCAGAACTATGCGATGTACTTCGACAAGCTCGAGCGCGTCAACTACTTCCTGCAGGACATCGCGAACCTGATCCGCGAGGGCGAGCCGACCGACTCGCGTCTGTTCCAGCACATGCTGCACGATGTGATGGGCGACGGCGGCCAGTGGACCATGGCCATGAACGTGTACAAGAAGTACGGCGCTGTGCCGAAGGACCTGTACCCGGAGACCGAATCGTCGAAGAACACCGGCGAACTCGACACGCAGCTGCGCCGCATGCTGCACACCGCCGTCTCCCAGATGGAGAAGAGCCCGGAGCACATCGACGAGATCATTCTCCAGGCCACGAAGGCCGGCCACCGCATTCTCACCATCCACTTGGGCGAGCCGCCGAAGAGCTTCGACTGGGAGTGGACCGACAAGGACGGCGAGTTCCACCGCGTGGGTGAGATCACGCCGGTCGAGTTCTGGAACCGCTATGTGGGCGACGCCGATCTGGAGAGCTACGTCTGCCTCGTCGACGATCCGCGCCACGAGCACGCCAAGGGCAAGAAGATCGGCATCGAGCACCTCAACAATGTGGCCGGAGGTGACCCGACCGAATACCTCAACGTGCCGATCCAGTTCATGAAGGACTGCGCGCGCGATGTACTGGTGGAGCAGGGCATTCCGGTGTGGTTCGGAGCCGACTGCCATCCGATGATGGACCGTGAGGACGGCGCCTGGGCCACCGACCTGTTCGAGTACGGCAAGGTGTATGACTACGACTTCACGATGGACAAGGAGGAGCGCGTGCGCTTCGCCGACTCCGCGATGAACCATGCAATGGCCTTCGTGGGCGTTGACGTGGCCGATGACAACAAGACCACCCGCCGTTGGCGCGTGGAGAACTCGTGGGGCACGAAGATCGCCGACAAGGGCTACTTCACGATGGGCGACGACTGGTTCGACCAGTACGTGTTCGAGGTGGCCGTGCCCAAGGCGCTGCTGCCCGACGAGTACCTCAAGGCCCTCGACGAGCCGGCCCAGATGCTGCCGGCCTGGGATCCGATGGGCGCCCTCGCCTAGGTTCTCCTTTCTTCCGTCGCTGCTCGGCAGCGGGACTTGACCTGAAAGGTTCAGGCATGCCCCCGCGCGCTGCCCGTTTGGCCTCGTCACTGGATCGCAAGCGCCCTTGACGTTCCTCAACCAAACGGGCAGCGCGCGGGGGCATGCCGTTCGCTTCGCTCACATGGCATCCCGACTGAAACGTTGTTGTCCCGAGCTTCCCCGGGGAGGAAACGGATGCATTGATGGCGTGGCAATGCCGAGAGGGACCGATGGCGGGGCGGGAGGTGTGAGGAACGTCAAGGGCGCTTGCGATCTAGTGACGAGCGTCTCCCGCCCCGCCCGGTCCCTCTCGAAGCCGTTCCACCCATGAACCGCTTCTTGCCCCCCATGTGTCCATTCTGCAACATCGCTTTGCACGGTGTTGGGCAAACGCCTAATATAAGGACAGTTATTCGCCGGAATTGGAAGGAAGAGGAAAGAGGTAGCGATGGCTGCGATGCGAGGGCCCGACAGCTCACAGGATTCGGTGCTTGACGCCAATGCGGTGGTGCCCGAGACCGTCGATGTGAACATTCGTCAGCTCGATCCGATTCCCGCGCCACGCTATTTCATCAAGGAGCTGCCGCTCACCGAGCAGATGGGCAAGCAGGTGCTCGAGCAGCGCGCGCAGATCCGCGACATTCTGCATGGCCGTGACGACCGCATGCTTGCCATTGTGGGGCCCTGTTCGATCCACGACCCGAAGGCCGCACATGAATACGCCACCAGATTGGCCGAGCTCGCCGATGAGCTCAAACGCGATCTGCTCATCGTCATGCGCGTGTACTTCCAGAAACCCCGTACCACCATTGGCTGGAAGGGCCTGATCAACGATCCCGACATCGACGGCGAGTTCGATATTCGCAAAGGCATGTGGCTCGCCCGCAAGGTGCTGCGCGATGTGGTGGGTATGGGGCTGCCTGCGGCCACGGAATGGCTCGACCCGATCACCCCGCAGTACCTGTGCGACTTGGTGAGCTGGGGTGCAATCGGCGCCCGCAACACCGAAAGCCAGGTGCATCGTGAACTGGCCAGCGGCCTGAGCATGCCGATCGGCTTCAAGAACGCGACCGACGGCTCGGTCAAACCCGCCGCCGACTCCTGCTACACGGCGGCATTCGAACATCATTTCCTTTCCATCAACCTCGATGGCCATGTGATCGCCGCCGAGACGAAGGGCAACCCGGACTGTCATCTGGTGCTGCGCGGTTCCAACCACGGGCCGAACTACGATGCCGAGTCGGTGGCCGCGGCATTGCGCGACCTGCATGAATCGAAGGCGGAAGGCCCCAGCGAGCATGGGCTCATTATCGATGCCGCCCATGGCAACTGCGGCAAGAACGAGGTGGTCGAGGCGGCCGTCGTCGAGAACATAGCCGAACGCATCGCCGGTGGCGAACGTGGAATATTGGGCATCATGATGGAATCCTTCCTCAAGGGCGGTCATCAGGCGCCGGCGCCGTTGGCGCAACTCGAATACGGACAGTCGATTACGGACTCCTGTGTGCCGTGGGCTCGTAGCGAAGAGGTGTTGCGTAAGCTCGCCCAGGCCGTGAATGCGCGTCGTGCCGCACGGTAGTATATGTGACAGTTTCCATTCACATCGCGCGTGAGGCATGCCCGCGCGTGGGGTGGGGAATCGGACTCGTGTCATATGAGGGAATATGCGTAGGTTCTTTGCTCGTAAGGGCTCTACGCCGGCCGGTGCGATCGACCGGGCGGCACAGCATGATCACACTCCCCGGGCGCCGCGTGCGGTGGAGGGGGAGGCTTCGAACGCGCCTGATCTTCCAGTGGACGCCGGAACAAAAGTTTCACGCGATGTTCCACGCGGCGTTGCGCGGGCGCGCCATTTCAACGGCGTGGACGGCCTGCGTGCAATCGCCATTGTGGCGATCATTGCCTACCATGCACGCCCGATGCTGCTCAAAGGCGGTTTTCTGGGCGTCACGTTATTCCTTGTCGTCTCCGGCTTCTTCATCACCCGTTCGCTCATGAACGCGGTGGACGGCCATCGCTTCCTGCTGTTCGACTACCTGCGCAGACGCGTGAAGCGGCTGTGGCCGGCGGTGCTCTCGACGATCGGTCTGACCGCCGTGCTCGTCTATGCCTGCGCGCCGCCGCTTATTCTGAAGATGCGCGGCGATGCCGTGCCGAGCGCACTGTTCTATAGCAACTGGTCGTTCATTTTCCGCAAGCTCTCGTATTTCGATGCGGCCGGCTTGCCCTCGCCGCTCACGCACCTGTGGTATACGAGCCTGATCATGCAGTTCTACCTGCTGTGGCCGCTCCTATTCATTCCGCTGTTCCTGCACTGCCGCAGGCACTGGGTGCGCGTCGGCGTGCTGGGCGCGCTCATCGCCGCCGGCACGCTCGAGATGATGATGCTATACCGG includes:
- a CDS encoding IspD/TarI family cytidylyltransferase, yielding MTQQTKVPVVAVVLAAGSGVRFDPANPKQLVALNGKPIVAWSIEAFENDEHVDDIVVVVNNTVREAVEQLIDDASYDKVRAIITGGAERSDSTEAALTTLADAGIPQDAKILIHDAVRPFVSRQEIDGCIDALDEFTAATVACPSTDTILLTQDLGDREVIQSVPERRHSFRAQTPQAFRFGTIRDAYAKAAGDPDFQPTDDTRVVVDYLPDQPVAIVGGSPRNMKVTTQDDMPLARALANALAGAPHEPQNERQRAAKEQLHAMFGKAFGVEGE
- a CDS encoding pyroglutamyl-peptidase I yields the protein MQELSVVMSGFDPYEDVTANPALIIPDALAEQGMGGAMDGDDDLKDVAITVHAVHMPVSFSKAWPILEAALEEHRPQIVVATGLKGASRGILLERCAINVKDTSRPDADNKVPSHHVINAAGPAAYWTGLPLNAILGSFAADEIPASLSSNAGTFVCNALFYKLQDWASRQGRTLSGFVNLPPVDEREHSQHGLTLDQQIRAGRDVIRETARYYVKPIGVNTLIA
- a CDS encoding cell division protein, which encodes MVDRFPVVLRGYDKERVDEAMLAAQNSIDRLREQVKAGDDTVLQLQAQLQEEKNRKANTDNSFASLGANAQQMLASAEQTSTELLERAKKDAASARTEAQSQSQTLVNNAKLDAQHLVDDAQAKADTILKNAQSEANTIVTNARQEAEQLRASTAKTVSDQRQALDLELTNSREEHKKRLASERAQQEREIADLSAQTAKTISEQRKSANEEMARLKSETNDQIETALADANKKLADVREQVSKLMTEAQRKAGEITDAAKAHAQEITDAAEVNRTQTMSQVNAEVEQIRADIAAQQDEATKKVQELLQSLEESRKSAKEEAEKEIGQAKQAREEADAYAAEKRESADTEAREIVRKAGEEASKQIEDRRKAAQSELDGLRKRIGELQTREADITQRVSELRSMFANAFAGFGFGIDKHSTDTMSVVNTVAGDNDSSDTPQAPADNGSVRSDLANTMLINPSDSAQHEASHPMSHVTVPVAPALHDHAAQVNAADDDNAGANDEAQVPAVDIPADPNTPSPEAPEAPAASAAEVMEAIDGDEPISDDTHVTGDADSLFDSSDNMPVAPNNEQ
- a CDS encoding C1 family peptidase, producing the protein MSDKISPLSSHDLDDLTSEFEGSKSNVMAMNAVTAAGINKVARNYDRARLLQRRFSTSLDNGEATHQDRSGRCWLFSSLNVARYVAKKTMNIKEFEFSQNYAMYFDKLERVNYFLQDIANLIREGEPTDSRLFQHMLHDVMGDGGQWTMAMNVYKKYGAVPKDLYPETESSKNTGELDTQLRRMLHTAVSQMEKSPEHIDEIILQATKAGHRILTIHLGEPPKSFDWEWTDKDGEFHRVGEITPVEFWNRYVGDADLESYVCLVDDPRHEHAKGKKIGIEHLNNVAGGDPTEYLNVPIQFMKDCARDVLVEQGIPVWFGADCHPMMDREDGAWATDLFEYGKVYDYDFTMDKEERVRFADSAMNHAMAFVGVDVADDNKTTRRWRVENSWGTKIADKGYFTMGDDWFDQYVFEVAVPKALLPDEYLKALDEPAQMLPAWDPMGALA
- a CDS encoding 3-deoxy-7-phosphoheptulonate synthase, translated to MAAMRGPDSSQDSVLDANAVVPETVDVNIRQLDPIPAPRYFIKELPLTEQMGKQVLEQRAQIRDILHGRDDRMLAIVGPCSIHDPKAAHEYATRLAELADELKRDLLIVMRVYFQKPRTTIGWKGLINDPDIDGEFDIRKGMWLARKVLRDVVGMGLPAATEWLDPITPQYLCDLVSWGAIGARNTESQVHRELASGLSMPIGFKNATDGSVKPAADSCYTAAFEHHFLSINLDGHVIAAETKGNPDCHLVLRGSNHGPNYDAESVAAALRDLHESKAEGPSEHGLIIDAAHGNCGKNEVVEAAVVENIAERIAGGERGILGIMMESFLKGGHQAPAPLAQLEYGQSITDSCVPWARSEEVLRKLAQAVNARRAAR